The window GTGATAATGTCGTTGAGCATGCTATCAAACTCAGCGTCATAAATAGACGGTATATCGTTCACCAAACTGGCCTGAGCCGCCTCTAGTTGATTGACATAAGATCGGCATTTGGGGCAAGTTTCTAGGTGAGTGGCAACCACCAGACCAGAAACTGCATCAATACTTCCGGAAGCATATGCCTCTAACAATGTTTTGTCTGGATGTTTGTTCATAATTGCTCCGTGTGCATCGAATGCCTTAGCTTTTCTACCGCTAGCCTCAAGCGAGACTTCACGGTGCCCAAAGGTATGTCGAACAACTCTGCGACCTGTTGGTGTGGAAGTTCTTGGAGGTACACCGCTTGGAGTACTTCTCTTTGGTTTTTCGGCAGTATGTCTAAAAATTTGACTACCTGTTCTTTGAGCATGTCTTGCTCAGGTGAATAATGGTCAACCAAATCAGGTGGGTAGTAGTCTGACGGCCAAATGTCATCAGAATGAATGTGTAAATCCTTACCTTTCTGTTTCCTTAAAAGGTCGAAGCAAAGGTTACGGATGATGGTATAGATCCATGTCGACAGGGCACTTTTTGTGCCATCATATAAATGAGCTTTTTGCCAAACAGTCGCCATGGTTTCTTGCACCATTTCCATTGCAACTTGCTCATTACCAACATGTTTGTAGGCGAACTGCTTAAGCTTTGGTGCATAAAAACGAAATACGAAGGCAAAAGCGTCTTTGTCTCGCGCTTTCACTTTGTCCATATAATCGTTCCATTCGCTTCGCCCGAGCTTTTGTGGGCTTTCACTCATCATAATCAGCCTTAATAATCGGGAGGAGTTTTCCCCTCCCCCTTTCGTCCTAGTCGGTGATGTCACCAACAATAAGATTGAAGCCACCGTTATTGCCATCATCGATGGCGACTACTTGATATACGACGCCGTTCATTACCGTTACAGGCGCAGAATCAATTGCTACTGTATTTGGGTCTCCCGCCACTGTCACAGTGACAAAATAAGAACCTTCGGCAACGTAAACACCTTGCACACTATCTTTATACGCGAAGTTTGCTATTGCTGGATCACTTCCGTCAATTCCTGCGCTAGTTGTGAGATAGATGTCAACCATTTCAGCCACTGGATTCGCTGCTGCGTGCGTGACATTTAACGTTGCGCTGGTTGCGACTGCACGACGCATGTCTTCGACTACCAGCGGTTCAATTGCGATTGCAGGTGCGACAACGCCAACAGCATAGATGCTGTAATCCATACCACCTTTCACTTCTAAACCGTCAACGTCGATAATTGGATCCGTCGTTGTACCATCAACATACACATCAATATCGTATGCTTTTGGCGCAAGGTCCAAGTACCCACGAATTTGTTTGAATTCCAAATCCGAAAGCGGAGCAAACGCAGCACCGTCGACATGAACATCAACAACAGGTGCACCATCGACTAAATGACCAACGCGCACTTCTGCTTGGCTTCCCTTATCTTCAAGTATAGAAGAACCAGAACCATTCAATACCATTAACTTCACCGGAGAAGTACTGTTGGAATCCCCTGTCTTAATAGCGGCGATCGTCAAGTTAGCATTAGCTGGTAGAGGGATCGTGCCCGAATCAAACGCTACTGTGTCACCGACAGCTAGTCTCACTTGATAATCGCCTGCAGGAATGTTCAGCACATCCGTCGACGCTTTATAAGCTAGATTAGTAATCGGTGATGAGTCTGCCAACGCCACTCCAGGCTCAGTGACGTAAAGATCTACAGCTGGCACGCCAGAAGCAGCATGTACTACCTGAACATCTAAACTGTTTGCATCAGCCATGGAAGTCGCGCTTCGAGTCACGATAAGAGGCTCAACAGGGTTTGGTGCTCCAGAAGCGTCACCCACGACAAATGCGGTGTAATAAAGATCCGAGTCCAGATCGAGCGTTGTTTTGTCTACGACAGTCGCGACATCTCCACCGGGCAACTGCACATCAACTTGAACTGAGTTTGCCCCTTCAGGTAGCCTCACGTAACCAGAGCCAACGCCATAGTCGACGCCCGTCAAAGCAGCTTGCTCGTTAATCCATACATTTGCAAGAGGCGCATCAGAAGAAGCATGTACCGCTTGCAAATTAGAATACTTAATCGAATCACTGTCTGACCCGCACGCAGCAATCCCTAGCACAGCAACCAAAGTTACTGCGGTTTTTGTAAGTCCTTTCATATCCTAGTCTCTCTTTGAAGTGGGGCTTCTATAGCATCATTAAGAAAGTGCAATGCAGGTAGACAATCCTCTGCTCCAACCAACTGCTCAAACAGCTCACAATCTAGTGGAAGAAGTTCAAGCCATCTTTGAGCGACCCATGATGGATCGTCGTAAAAGCGGTGTTGGTAAAGCGTCCCTAATTGAGGAAATTGTTCGTACACATGAGCGAGTTGATGACTTAGATAGAGGAAGTCGGGATGAGACCTTGGCTCTTGCCAATTGTCTAACCACTCGACTTCAGCGTGGCGAAGGCCATCAGAATCAGCCCTCACCCTTTTGACAATAAAACGTCTCTCTCCCGCCACGGTAATACCAAGAAGCCCATCACTGAGTGTTTCAAAATCAACGATAGTGACCAAAGTACCGATAGACGACACATTCCCTACTGCTTTTGGATCGTCCCCACAGCCAACCAGACAAACCCCGAAACCGACGTT is drawn from Vibrio campbellii CAIM 519 = NBRC 15631 = ATCC 25920 and contains these coding sequences:
- a CDS encoding RNA polymerase sigma factor, with the translated sequence MMSESPQKLGRSEWNDYMDKVKARDKDAFAFVFRFYAPKLKQFAYKHVGNEQVAMEMVQETMATVWQKAHLYDGTKSALSTWIYTIIRNLCFDLLRKQKGKDLHIHSDDIWPSDYYPPDLVDHYSPEQDMLKEQVVKFLDILPKNQREVLQAVYLQELPHQQVAELFDIPLGTVKSRLRLAVEKLRHSMHTEQL
- a CDS encoding DUF4397 domain-containing protein encodes the protein MKGLTKTAVTLVAVLGIAACGSDSDSIKYSNLQAVHASSDAPLANVWINEQAALTGVDYGVGSGYVRLPEGANSVQVDVQLPGGDVATVVDKTTLDLDSDLYYTAFVVGDASGAPNPVEPLIVTRSATSMADANSLDVQVVHAASGVPAVDLYVTEPGVALADSSPITNLAYKASTDVLNIPAGDYQVRLAVGDTVAFDSGTIPLPANANLTIAAIKTGDSNSTSPVKLMVLNGSGSSILEDKGSQAEVRVGHLVDGAPVVDVHVDGAAFAPLSDLEFKQIRGYLDLAPKAYDIDVYVDGTTTDPIIDVDGLEVKGGMDYSIYAVGVVAPAIAIEPLVVEDMRRAVATSATLNVTHAAANPVAEMVDIYLTTSAGIDGSDPAIANFAYKDSVQGVYVAEGSYFVTVTVAGDPNTVAIDSAPVTVMNGVVYQVVAIDDGNNGGFNLIVGDITD
- a CDS encoding LON peptidase substrate-binding domain-containing protein, encoding MNEVMLFPLTSVVLPEGKMNLRIFEPRYQRMVKECSVRNVGFGVCLVGCGDDPKAVGNVSSIGTLVTIVDFETLSDGLLGITVAGERRFIVKRVRADSDGLRHAEVEWLDNWQEPRSHPDFLYLSHQLAHVYEQFPQLGTLYQHRFYDDPSWVAQRWLELLPLDCELFEQLVGAEDCLPALHFLNDAIEAPLQRETRI